TAATGTTGGACCTAAAACATCCATATGATCTTCCATAACATTAACGATGACGCCGATATTGGCTTTTACTAAATCTTTCTGGAATGTAATTTGATAATCTGGATTTACTGCCATACATTCATTCACGAGTGCATTGGCTTTTTGCTTCACAACTTTTTGAACAATGTCCCTTTGTTCACCAATATTCGCACCTTGAGGCTTTCTATAAACTGGATATTCTCTTGAAGTAAACCAGTACAACATACGTGCATCTGTACCAGTAGTTTTGCCAACAACTTTGTATTGATCTTCACGTAAAATGCTATAAATAAGCCTCGTAATAGTTGATTTGCCTCTGATTCCATTAATATTTATTCGTAGTGGAATTTTTGCTAATCGTCGAGAGTGATTCTTTTTCTCTACTATGCCTAACCACATGATTAACACCACGCAAATTATGATAAGTAACAATTTGTGTCCCTCTCTTCATTAAGTTGTTTAGTGTTTAACGTTATAGAAACAAATAAATGATTTACGCTAATTTATGAATTTATAACCCCCTAATCAACGTATATTTTTATTATTTTATTCTATTAACGACATACTACCATTCAGTTATTTAGCTAGTTTTAAACATATAAATTTTTTGTAAATATAATCTAAAGTCATATTTACATTTGAATTAAATTCAATATTATCTATATTTATAATTATTTAACCTCTATTAAGGAATGATTTATTTAACTACTTATATCTAAAATAAAATATATTTTCACACTTGCTTTACATTGAATTAAAACAGCTATGTTACTTTTAATTTGAATCAAAATATTAAGCATTAAGTTAGGGAGGTAGTCATGAGTAAACCTGTTAAATTAGCAGTAGGGATATATCTTGGGACAATATTAATTTTGTGCATTGGCTATTTAATTTTAATACTAATAGGCAGTTTTCAAGGCAATGATATGCGTGGGGTCATTACAGACGCTAATCATACTAGAAATTTTGAAACTATTGGAGATATGGAGCAGGATTCGCAGTTCTTGGATGATAACTTAATCTTAAACATTCCTTAGTTTTTATATGTTAATGGCATAAAGAAAAGCCTGGAGACAATATTGTCCCAGGCTCAAATATATTATTTAACTCTCAATTTAAAGTTTAATTTGGCAATTAGTGATTAATTTTTAAATTAACCACCGCCAGCACCACCGTACATGATTACTACATCACTTACTTTATTATTATTAACATTAAAACTAACAAAAAGGCCAGGTGATTTAGGTTTGTATTGATATACTGTATTACTTTTATCTCCTAATTTACCTTGTTCTAGTTCAGAACCGTAGGCATCTTTTAATTGTTTTACAGTCAATTGATCTTTAACTTTAAACTTTACTAAATTTGCACTTTTATTATTTTCTCCATTAGTAAACGTTTGGTCATATTTAGTAAACGTTTGACTACCTGTGACATTAGTAATTTTCACACCATTAAATGTTACATTGTCATATTTAATCCCATTCATAAATTGTTTGTTTAATAAGAAGCTAGAATCATTGCCAGCGTATCCATGATAAGTATAGTATGGCGTCGTTGCTGCATGTGCTACGTTATTTTGTGCTGATACTCCAGAGGCAGTTCCTACTCCAAATAATGTGCCAAAAGCTACTGTAGTTGCTACAATTGTTTTTGTTGTCTTATTCATAATGAATCTCCCCTTTTGTTTATTACAAAATATTACTTTCTGATTACAATATTACACAATATTTACAAAATTTCAACTTAAAATTGAAAAAATATAATTTAATTTACGTTATTCACTAAAACAATAATATTTTATACAGCTATATATTGCACAATGACAGCATTTATTAAGTATCGCAAAGCAAATAAATTTTTAGGAGAAATTTTCAGAAAAATTTCAGAGTTTTACTCTTCCAAGTCAAAATTCATGAAATTTTCTTCTGAAATCAAAAAAGATTTCCACCCTTTTAAGTGAAAATCTATTATATATTTATATTTAAACTGAGTATATATCAAATATATTTTTATATGAATTTCAAAATTGCGATTAGAATATTTAGTAAAAGCATTACTACGAACGTAATTATTGCTTCTCTTTTTTCTATAATAGAAAACTTTCGTAGTAATATACTATATAGAGCAGAATTTAGTATTATAGATAAAATACTGAGCCATTCATTATCAATAACACTTATGCCATTATTAAAATAAGTTACTAAACTAATAGTAATAAAACTAGGTAAAATAGAACTTATATATATGTATAAATTCATTCCTATTGAA
The Staphylococcus kloosii genome window above contains:
- the isaB gene encoding immunodominant staphylococcal antigen IsaB family protein, which gives rise to MNKTTKTIVATTVAFGTLFGVGTASGVSAQNNVAHAATTPYYTYHGYAGNDSSFLLNKQFMNGIKYDNVTFNGVKITNVTGSQTFTKYDQTFTNGENNKSANLVKFKVKDQLTVKQLKDAYGSELEQGKLGDKSNTVYQYKPKSPGLFVSFNVNNNKVSDVVIMYGGAGGG